A region of Saccharococcus thermophilus DNA encodes the following proteins:
- the hutH gene encoding histidine ammonia-lyase — MVVLTGNTLTIEEVKRVLYHSELVIASEESMKAVERSRKAVEDIVAKQQIVYGINTGFGKFSDVLIGANDVEQLQVNLIHSHACGVGEPFPKEVSRAMLLLRANALLKGYSGVRPVVIERLLDLLNAHIHPVIPQQGSLGASGDLAPLAHLALTLMGEGEVFYQGKRMPALEAMSKEGIAPITLKAKEGLALINGTQAMTAMGVVAYIEAEKLAYESELIAAMTMEGLRGIIDALDERIHVARGFPQQIDVAMRIRRYLADSQLTTKQGELRVQDAYSLRCIPQVHGASWQALDYVKEKLEIEINAATDNPLIFDDGADVISGGNFHGQPIALAMDFMKIAVAELANISERRIERLVNPQLNDLPPFLSPQPGLQSGAMIMQYVAAALVSENKTLAHPASVDSIPSSANQEDHVSMGTIAARHAYAIVQNARRVLAIELICALQAAEYHGVEKMATKTRQFYEEARKIVPSIIHDRVFSSDIEAIAQWLKQIDETFWWKASQYSSKEK; from the coding sequence ATGGTCGTATTAACCGGAAATACATTAACGATCGAAGAAGTGAAGAGAGTTCTTTATCATAGCGAACTCGTCATTGCTTCAGAAGAAAGCATGAAAGCGGTGGAACGGAGCCGGAAAGCAGTCGAGGACATCGTCGCGAAGCAACAAATCGTTTATGGAATTAATACCGGGTTTGGTAAGTTTAGCGATGTGCTGATTGGCGCCAATGACGTCGAACAGCTGCAAGTCAATTTAATTCATTCTCACGCGTGCGGAGTCGGTGAGCCGTTTCCGAAAGAGGTGTCGCGGGCGATGCTTTTGCTGCGGGCGAATGCCTTATTAAAAGGGTATTCGGGGGTTCGGCCGGTTGTGATCGAGCGGCTATTGGATTTGCTGAATGCGCATATTCATCCCGTCATTCCGCAGCAAGGTTCGCTCGGAGCCAGCGGGGATTTGGCGCCGCTTGCCCATTTAGCCCTCACGTTAATGGGAGAGGGGGAAGTGTTTTATCAAGGAAAGCGAATGCCAGCGTTGGAAGCGATGTCAAAAGAAGGAATCGCCCCAATTACGCTGAAAGCAAAAGAGGGGCTGGCGTTGATTAATGGGACGCAGGCGATGACGGCGATGGGTGTGGTGGCCTATATCGAAGCGGAGAAGCTGGCATATGAAAGCGAGCTGATTGCTGCGATGACGATGGAAGGGCTGCGCGGCATAATCGATGCGTTGGATGAGCGGATTCATGTTGCCCGCGGATTTCCGCAGCAAATCGATGTCGCTATGCGCATCCGTCGTTATTTGGCTGACAGCCAACTAACGACGAAACAAGGAGAATTGCGCGTGCAAGATGCGTATTCACTTCGATGCATTCCGCAAGTGCACGGGGCATCGTGGCAGGCGCTTGATTATGTCAAAGAAAAATTAGAAATCGAGATCAATGCGGCCACTGATAATCCGCTTATTTTTGACGATGGCGCCGACGTTATTTCAGGAGGAAACTTTCATGGCCAGCCGATTGCCTTGGCGATGGATTTTATGAAAATCGCCGTAGCGGAACTGGCCAACATATCGGAGCGGCGCATTGAGCGGCTTGTCAATCCGCAATTAAATGATTTACCGCCGTTTTTAAGCCCGCAGCCGGGCTTGCAGTCAGGTGCGATGATTATGCAGTATGTAGCGGCAGCGCTCGTCTCGGAAAACAAAACGCTCGCCCATCCGGCCAGCGTCGATTCGATTCCATCATCGGCCAATCAAGAAGACCATGTCAGCATGGGGACGATTGCGGCTCGTCACGCTTATGCGATTGTACAAAACGCAAGGCGGGTGTTGGCGATTGAACTGATTTGTGCATTGCAGGCGGCCGAGTATCACGGCGTGGAAAAAATGGCGACAAAGACGCGGCAGTTTTATGAAGAAGCGCGCAAAATCGTACCGTCCATTATCCATGACCGTGTATTTTCCAGCGACATCGAAGCTATAGCGCAATGGCTAAAGCAGATAGATGAGACGTTTTGGTGGAAGGCGAGCCAATATTCGTCAAAAGAGAAATAG
- the hutP gene encoding hut operon transcriptional regulator HutP, with protein MLKEAKARIGRNAILLAMLDEEEELEIARLLDHLSWRYCKGKVGSMELQKIVAAIETAAKRNHIVDGGLYREMHALYHAVVEAVQGVTRGQVELGDLMRTVGLRFAVVRGMPYENAAEGEWIAVALYGTIGAPIRGLEHETVGLGINHI; from the coding sequence ATGCTAAAAGAGGCAAAAGCGCGAATCGGACGAAACGCCATATTGCTGGCGATGCTCGACGAGGAAGAAGAATTGGAGATCGCAAGGCTTTTGGATCACTTATCATGGCGTTATTGCAAAGGAAAAGTCGGCTCGATGGAGCTGCAAAAAATTGTTGCCGCGATTGAAACGGCGGCAAAGCGCAACCATATCGTCGACGGTGGGCTGTATCGGGAAATGCACGCGCTCTATCATGCGGTCGTCGAAGCGGTGCAAGGCGTAACGAGGGGACAAGTGGAGCTAGGAGATTTAATGAGAACGGTCGGCCTTCGTTTCGCTGTCGTCAGAGGGATGCCATATGAAAATGCGGCGGAAGGGGAGTGGATTGCTGTCGCTTTGTACGGGACGATTGGCGCGCCGATTCGCGGGTTGGAGCATGAGACGGTCGGATTAGGAATCAATCATATATAA
- a CDS encoding RNA-guided endonuclease InsQ/TnpB family protein, with protein sequence MLRGQKVFFRASKADLDRLYACNRESARVWNECLRLAKEHFLQYGRWITKSELQKQTKRKFHLHSQSIQAVCHKYLFARQSSHHAIQQGYPARYPYKKKKYFPTKWAKDGFKVYENGKIELSMGIHHGKREKPIVVYASHLPKGTIKEIECCFDHGLYLAVTYEDGQKATAYKPNFSVGVDLGEVHTIGAFCETGQALLITGRKIRSLHRLRNKKLAEIQRLQSKCQKGSRQWKKYERAKQYVLSKSERQLRDALHKTTKQFVDWCRAQSVSDVYIGNIEGVQRNTRKKKRLSRKQAQKLSNWSFGKVKQYLTYKLAPHGIRLHEIKESYTSQTCPVCQKRKKVSSRLFVCRCGYEEHRDVHGARNILSKALHGTFKHWNVQTKLMYLRIA encoded by the coding sequence ATGCTTCGGGGCCAAAAAGTGTTCTTCCGGGCATCGAAAGCGGATTTGGACCGATTGTACGCCTGCAATCGCGAATCCGCCCGTGTTTGGAATGAATGTCTTCGATTGGCGAAGGAACATTTTCTCCAATACGGCCGTTGGATTACCAAAAGCGAACTGCAAAAACAAACGAAAAGAAAGTTCCATCTTCACAGCCAATCGATTCAAGCTGTCTGCCACAAATACCTCTTCGCAAGACAATCTTCTCACCACGCGATTCAGCAAGGATATCCTGCTCGCTACCCTTACAAGAAAAAGAAGTACTTCCCAACGAAATGGGCGAAAGACGGTTTCAAAGTGTATGAAAACGGAAAAATTGAACTCTCCATGGGCATTCATCACGGAAAACGGGAAAAGCCGATCGTCGTGTATGCGTCGCATCTGCCAAAAGGAACGATCAAAGAAATCGAATGCTGCTTTGATCATGGTCTCTATCTTGCGGTGACGTATGAAGATGGACAAAAGGCAACAGCGTACAAACCGAACTTCTCCGTCGGAGTCGATCTTGGAGAAGTACACACCATCGGTGCGTTTTGCGAAACCGGGCAAGCCCTCCTCATCACGGGAAGAAAAATACGCTCCCTTCACCGGCTGCGGAATAAAAAACTGGCAGAGATCCAGCGACTTCAATCGAAATGTCAAAAAGGATCCCGTCAATGGAAAAAGTATGAGAGAGCGAAACAATACGTGTTGTCGAAATCCGAAAGACAGCTGCGGGATGCGCTCCATAAAACGACCAAACAGTTTGTCGACTGGTGCCGTGCCCAATCGGTTTCCGATGTGTACATCGGAAACATCGAAGGAGTGCAGCGAAACACGAGAAAGAAAAAGCGGTTAAGCCGCAAACAAGCGCAAAAGCTCTCAAATTGGTCATTTGGGAAAGTGAAGCAGTATCTCACTTATAAGCTGGCTCCACATGGCATTCGCTTGCATGAAATCAAAGAGTCGTATACAAGCCAGACATGTCCTGTCTGCCAAAAGAGAAAAAAAGTGTCTTCCCGCCTGTTTGTGTGCCGGTGTGGGTATGAGGAGCATCGTGACGTTCACGGCGCGAGAAATATCTTAAGCAAAGCGCTGCATGGCACCTTCAAACACTGGAACGTACAAACGAAGCTGATGTATCTACGGATTGCGTAA
- a CDS encoding SPFH domain-containing protein: MKETKAWYMNGFIGIVCIAILAAVALLSALHEQIVIAALFLVVAAVFATGITIVQPNQAKVVIFFGRYLGTIRDSGLFLTVPLTIRQNVSLRVRNFTSSKLKVNDVQGNPIEIAAVIVFRVIDSAKAVFDVDRYEEFVEIQSEAAIRHVATKYPYDTFGDEDEITLRGNADVISNVLAAELQERLRVAGVEVMEARLTHLAYSPEIASAMLQRQQAAAILAARKKIVEGAVSMAQMAIEQLDKEGILELDDERKANMVNNLMVAIVSERATQPVINTGSLY, encoded by the coding sequence ATGAAAGAAACAAAAGCATGGTATATGAATGGATTTATCGGGATTGTATGCATCGCCATCCTTGCCGCCGTAGCGCTGCTAAGCGCATTGCACGAGCAAATCGTTATTGCCGCACTGTTCCTTGTCGTCGCAGCCGTTTTTGCTACCGGCATTACGATTGTGCAGCCGAACCAGGCAAAGGTAGTTATTTTCTTTGGACGCTATTTAGGGACGATTCGCGACAGCGGGCTATTTCTCACTGTCCCGCTCACCATCCGGCAAAACGTTTCCTTGCGCGTGCGCAACTTCACCAGCAGTAAATTAAAAGTGAACGATGTACAAGGAAACCCGATTGAAATTGCCGCCGTGATTGTATTCCGCGTCATTGATTCTGCTAAAGCCGTGTTTGATGTCGATCGTTACGAAGAGTTTGTCGAAATTCAAAGTGAGGCGGCGATCCGCCATGTCGCGACGAAATATCCATACGATACGTTTGGCGATGAAGATGAAATTACGCTACGAGGAAACGCCGATGTCATTTCCAATGTGCTCGCTGCCGAGCTGCAGGAGCGGCTGCGCGTGGCGGGAGTCGAAGTGATGGAAGCACGCCTTACCCATCTTGCCTACTCCCCGGAAATTGCTAGCGCCATGCTCCAGCGCCAACAAGCGGCCGCTATTTTAGCAGCGCGGAAAAAAATCGTCGAAGGTGCGGTCTCTATGGCGCAAATGGCGATCGAGCAACTTGACAAAGAGGGAATTTTGGAGTTAGATGATGAACGAAAAGCCAATATGGTCAACAACTTAATGGTCGCTATTGTTTCCGAACGGGCGACCCAGCCGGTCATTAACACCGGCAGTCTATATTAA
- a CDS encoding toxin-antitoxin system HicB family antitoxin: MAKKKNFPLRMDPALYEVIEQWAQDEFRSVNAHIEFLLREAAKQAGRLNKRKRKNDPGVEGS, encoded by the coding sequence ATGGCAAAAAAGAAAAATTTCCCTCTTCGCATGGACCCGGCTTTGTATGAAGTCATCGAACAATGGGCGCAAGACGAGTTTCGCAGCGTCAACGCCCATATTGAATTTTTATTGCGCGAAGCCGCTAAACAAGCCGGACGGCTAAATAAGCGGAAAAGAAAAAATGATCCAGGTGTGGAAGGAAGCTAG
- a CDS encoding xanthine dehydrogenase family protein molybdopterin-binding subunit — protein MAIGKSVIRKDAWDKVTGRAKYTNDFKEKGMLHAKLVTSPYAHARIRAIDTEKARAFPGVRAIITGEGLPLTGEDLRDRPPIAFDKVRYHGEVVAVVVADTIVQAEKAANLVHVVYEPLPAIGKPSEALKEGAPLIHEQLGSYQKNEHTYPEPNTNIAHRTKIRKGNIEQGWAESDVVVETSVAFSPSDHVAIETRCATAEILPDGNIIISASSQSPFMIKKLIHSYFGEDVGNIIVHTPLVGGAYGGKTPVQLELLAYLASKAVGGRKVSIWNTREEDMITSPVHIGLEATVKLGATKDGYIKAAEILFLFDGGAYSDKAIDVSRAAAVDCTGPYHIENVWCDSLCVYTNHPYATPFRGFGHSEQAFAIERAIDLLAEKLGMDKWELRRKNAIRLGHTTPTQVPLNRSNIGDLPACLDRLRELMEWDEWQRIEIDAYTVRVKGISCAWKTSTIDPNASSGVILTFNPDGSVNVISGVVEIGTGTKTILAQIVAEKLKMDVNDVHVKMDIDTQTTPEHWKTVASRGTFMAGRAALEAADDAIRQLKAIASCVLRASVEDLEVGYGKVFLRDDPSIYIPVKDIAYGYKYPNGNAIGGQIIGRGNYILRHLTPLNKETGAGKPGPEWTVGAEGVEIEFNRRDYTYKILKAFAVIDIGKVLNPKAALGQAMGAMSMGLSFASRETFLFDRYERVLNPQLRTYRPIRFGEHPEYIVEFIETPQIDAPYGARGAGEHGLIGMPAALANALSLAAEVPLNELPLIPELIWRKKKGDVHGSI, from the coding sequence ATGGCTATCGGTAAAAGCGTTATTCGCAAAGACGCATGGGACAAAGTGACCGGAAGAGCCAAATACACGAACGATTTCAAAGAAAAAGGCATGCTCCATGCCAAACTCGTTACAAGTCCGTACGCCCATGCTCGCATTCGCGCGATCGATACCGAAAAAGCGCGCGCCTTTCCCGGCGTGCGCGCGATCATCACCGGCGAAGGGCTGCCGCTGACAGGAGAAGACTTGCGCGACCGTCCTCCTATCGCCTTTGATAAAGTGCGCTATCATGGCGAAGTCGTTGCCGTCGTCGTCGCCGATACAATTGTACAGGCAGAAAAAGCGGCCAACCTTGTTCATGTCGTCTATGAGCCTCTCCCTGCCATCGGCAAGCCAAGCGAAGCGCTAAAAGAAGGAGCTCCCCTTATCCATGAACAGCTAGGAAGCTACCAAAAGAACGAACATACCTATCCCGAACCGAATACAAACATCGCTCATCGCACCAAAATCCGCAAAGGCAATATAGAACAAGGCTGGGCGGAAAGCGACGTCGTTGTAGAAACAAGCGTGGCCTTTTCTCCTTCTGACCACGTGGCAATAGAAACGAGATGTGCTACTGCAGAAATTCTCCCCGATGGCAACATTATCATTTCCGCTTCCTCCCAGTCGCCATTTATGATTAAAAAGCTCATTCATTCCTACTTTGGCGAAGATGTCGGCAACATTATCGTCCACACTCCGCTTGTCGGCGGAGCGTATGGCGGAAAAACGCCTGTGCAGCTGGAACTTCTCGCCTATCTGGCATCAAAAGCGGTGGGGGGAAGAAAGGTCAGCATCTGGAATACAAGGGAAGAAGATATGATCACCTCCCCAGTCCATATCGGCCTAGAAGCCACCGTCAAGCTCGGCGCCACAAAAGACGGCTATATCAAAGCGGCGGAAATTCTGTTTTTATTTGATGGCGGCGCCTATTCTGATAAAGCGATCGATGTCAGCCGCGCCGCTGCCGTTGACTGCACCGGACCGTATCATATCGAAAACGTCTGGTGTGATTCGTTATGCGTCTATACAAATCATCCGTATGCCACCCCATTTCGCGGCTTTGGCCATAGCGAACAAGCTTTTGCTATCGAACGGGCCATTGACTTGCTTGCCGAAAAGTTAGGCATGGACAAATGGGAATTGCGGCGGAAAAACGCGATTCGCCTTGGCCATACTACCCCGACGCAAGTGCCGTTAAACCGCAGCAACATCGGCGATTTGCCAGCCTGCCTCGATCGTTTGCGCGAGCTAATGGAATGGGACGAATGGCAGCGCATCGAAATCGATGCTTATACCGTGCGGGTGAAAGGCATCAGCTGCGCGTGGAAAACGTCCACGATTGACCCCAATGCCAGTTCCGGTGTCATTTTGACATTTAATCCCGACGGAAGCGTCAATGTCATCTCTGGCGTCGTTGAAATCGGAACCGGAACGAAAACGATCCTCGCCCAAATCGTTGCCGAGAAATTAAAAATGGACGTCAACGATGTCCACGTCAAAATGGACATCGATACGCAAACGACCCCTGAACATTGGAAAACGGTCGCAAGCCGGGGAACCTTTATGGCGGGAAGGGCGGCGCTCGAAGCGGCGGACGATGCCATCCGCCAGCTAAAAGCGATCGCGTCTTGCGTGCTCCGCGCATCGGTGGAAGATTTAGAAGTTGGCTACGGAAAAGTATTTTTGCGCGATGACCCTAGCATCTATATTCCGGTTAAAGACATCGCCTACGGCTACAAATATCCAAACGGCAATGCGATCGGCGGGCAAATTATCGGACGGGGAAACTATATTTTGCGCCACTTGACCCCGCTCAACAAAGAAACGGGCGCGGGCAAACCGGGACCGGAATGGACGGTCGGCGCGGAAGGAGTGGAAATTGAATTCAACCGCCGCGACTATACGTATAAAATCCTCAAAGCGTTTGCCGTCATTGATATCGGCAAAGTGCTCAACCCGAAAGCCGCACTTGGGCAGGCGATGGGGGCAATGAGCATGGGACTGAGTTTTGCGAGCCGCGAAACGTTTTTATTTGACCGCTACGAACGTGTGCTAAATCCGCAATTGCGCACTTATCGACCCATTCGCTTCGGCGAACACCCGGAATATATTGTGGAGTTTATCGAAACACCGCAAATCGATGCGCCATACGGGGCCCGCGGCGCCGGCGAACACGGGCTGATCGGCATGCCGGCCGCATTGGCAAACGCTTTGTCGCTCGCCGCCGAAGTGCCGCTCAATGAACTGCCGCTGATCCCTGAGCTGATTTGGCGGAAAAAGAAAGGTGACGTTCATGGCTCCATTTGA
- a CDS encoding FAD binding domain-containing protein: MAPFEITYHRPRSIEEAVRLFDTLQQQGKKPLYYGGGTEIITLSRLHLVTTDAVIDIKHIPECRALEATEHELVLGAALSLTTLEEANPFPLLTKAASEVADRTARNQITLGGNICGQIFYRETVLPLLLADSQAVIAGKDGVKQCSIHDVFQQHIQLKPGQFLVQWKVDRSFASLPYFHRKRRKQGEVGYPLVTAAAIKKDGQICVALSGVCPFPFRSKEVEERLNARHLSVHDRIEGAIEALPRPILDDIEGSAAYRLFVLKQMLFDMIDELGGE, from the coding sequence ATGGCTCCATTTGAGATTACTTATCATCGCCCTCGCTCCATTGAAGAAGCGGTGCGGCTGTTTGACACCTTGCAGCAGCAAGGCAAAAAGCCGCTGTATTACGGCGGGGGAACAGAAATTATTACGCTCTCCCGCCTCCATCTTGTCACCACTGATGCGGTCATTGATATTAAACATATTCCTGAATGCCGCGCACTGGAAGCAACCGAGCACGAACTTGTGCTCGGGGCGGCATTGTCGCTAACCACATTAGAAGAGGCCAATCCATTTCCACTCTTGACGAAAGCGGCGAGCGAAGTCGCCGACCGGACGGCACGCAACCAAATCACCCTCGGCGGCAACATTTGCGGGCAAATTTTTTACCGCGAAACGGTATTGCCGCTTCTGCTTGCTGACAGTCAAGCAGTCATTGCCGGAAAAGACGGCGTAAAACAGTGCAGCATTCACGATGTCTTTCAGCAGCACATTCAGTTAAAACCCGGACAATTTCTCGTACAATGGAAAGTGGACCGTTCCTTCGCATCACTGCCCTATTTCCATCGCAAGCGCCGCAAGCAAGGCGAAGTCGGATACCCGCTTGTCACCGCCGCCGCCATCAAAAAAGACGGGCAAATCTGCGTGGCACTCAGCGGCGTGTGCCCGTTTCCGTTCCGTTCCAAAGAGGTGGAAGAGCGGTTAAACGCGCGCCATCTCTCCGTGCATGACCGCATCGAGGGAGCGATCGAAGCACTTCCGCGTCCCATTCTAGACGATATTGAAGGATCGGCAGCGTACCGTCTGTTTGTGCTCAAACAAATGCTTTTCGATATGATCGACGAGCTGGGAGGGGAGTAA
- a CDS encoding (2Fe-2S)-binding protein, translated as MEASTKCEMKLLVNGETRSVIARQGDTLLFVLRNELGLTGAKPGCLNGDCGACTVLVDGTPIKSCMMLAIETVGKEITTIEGLHNTPIQRAFVEHFAFQCGYCTPGFIMNAHALTETKPDADDATIQEWLESNICRCTSYQEIEAAVKEVLKQNRTTE; from the coding sequence ATGGAGGCCTCAACCAAATGTGAAATGAAATTGCTAGTAAACGGGGAAACGAGGTCCGTCATCGCCCGCCAAGGCGATACATTGCTATTTGTTCTCCGTAACGAACTCGGCCTCACCGGGGCAAAGCCTGGCTGCTTAAACGGCGATTGCGGCGCCTGCACCGTATTGGTCGACGGAACGCCAATCAAATCGTGCATGATGCTTGCCATCGAAACGGTTGGAAAAGAGATTACTACGATCGAAGGGCTTCATAACACCCCAATTCAGCGGGCGTTTGTCGAACATTTTGCCTTCCAATGCGGCTACTGTACTCCCGGCTTTATTATGAATGCCCATGCCTTGACGGAAACAAAACCCGACGCCGATGACGCCACCATTCAAGAATGGCTCGAATCAAATATTTGCCGCTGCACCAGTTATCAGGAAATCGAAGCGGCGGTGAAGGAGGTGTTAAAGCAAAACCGGACAACCGAATAG
- a CDS encoding MerR family transcriptional regulator: MKRFKIDDVAKETGLTKRAIRYYEEIGLIKPPERSEKGTRLYTEEDIEQLKRVIAAREVLGFSLQELQHFLTLKEKIESHRFEYRNASEQEEKRQELEHVAANLRKQIDMLEEKMKKMTQFKKELEQMEQRIQAILNEERRGS; encoded by the coding sequence ATGAAGCGATTCAAAATTGACGACGTCGCCAAAGAAACAGGATTAACAAAGCGGGCGATCCGCTACTATGAAGAAATCGGCTTAATTAAACCTCCTGAACGCAGCGAGAAAGGAACGCGCCTGTATACAGAAGAAGATATTGAGCAATTAAAAAGAGTGATTGCGGCCCGTGAAGTATTAGGGTTTTCCCTGCAAGAGCTGCAGCATTTTTTAACGCTGAAAGAAAAGATCGAATCCCATCGTTTTGAATACCGCAACGCTAGCGAACAGGAGGAAAAAAGGCAAGAGCTCGAACATGTTGCTGCCAACCTTCGCAAGCAAATCGATATGCTTGAAGAGAAAATGAAAAAAATGACCCAGTTCAAAAAAGAGCTGGAACAAATGGAACAACGAATTCAAGCGATTTTAAACGAAGAAAGGAGAGGATCATAA
- a CDS encoding MFS transporter translates to MEEGRQTRARWITVFATFLAFMGIGIVDPILPVIAESIGATHWQVEMLFTAYIFTMAIMMIPSGMMVSRIGDKRMMAIGLSIVTVVSLLCGLSNTIPQLSIFRAGWGLGNSMFFATAMTLLIALTPQANTAVGLYEAAIGLGMAGGPLVGGLLGQHSWRYPFIGTSIFIFIALLLVVFFVYDPNKGKPRKVVGMKEMRHLLTFPPFLKGAIGAMLYYYGFFVVLAYSPLIIGLSAIQIGFVFFGWGLCLAYGSAILAHRLEEKYTPKQILPYSLLLFAVFLLLLFITQSTWLMIVLIILSGLVSGLNNALFTSYVMDVSPYERGMTSGMYNFVRWMGAAIAPVLSGVIGHSISAKAPFMVAMVLALIAFAFLSLRKQQPSVTQTN, encoded by the coding sequence ATGGAGGAAGGAAGACAGACACGGGCACGATGGATTACCGTATTTGCGACATTTTTAGCGTTTATGGGAATCGGGATTGTCGACCCGATTTTGCCGGTGATTGCCGAAAGCATCGGAGCGACTCATTGGCAAGTGGAAATGCTGTTTACTGCATACATTTTTACGATGGCAATCATGATGATTCCATCTGGAATGATGGTTAGCCGTATAGGAGACAAACGGATGATGGCAATCGGGCTTAGTATCGTTACCGTTGTTTCCTTATTGTGCGGCTTATCCAATACGATTCCGCAATTATCCATTTTCCGGGCTGGATGGGGGCTTGGCAACTCGATGTTTTTTGCTACCGCGATGACGTTATTAATTGCGTTAACGCCACAAGCAAACACTGCCGTAGGCCTTTACGAAGCAGCCATCGGCCTTGGGATGGCAGGCGGCCCGCTTGTCGGCGGTCTTCTCGGTCAGCACTCATGGCGATACCCATTTATTGGAACGAGCATTTTCATTTTTATCGCACTTCTTCTTGTCGTCTTTTTTGTCTATGATCCGAATAAAGGAAAGCCGAGAAAAGTAGTCGGCATGAAAGAAATGCGGCATTTATTAACATTCCCGCCTTTTTTGAAAGGCGCAATCGGCGCAATGCTGTATTACTATGGTTTTTTCGTCGTGCTTGCGTATTCGCCGTTAATCATCGGGCTTTCAGCGATTCAAATCGGCTTTGTCTTTTTCGGCTGGGGGCTTTGCCTTGCCTATGGTTCTGCGATTCTTGCACATCGTTTAGAAGAAAAGTATACACCAAAGCAAATTTTGCCTTATAGTTTATTGCTGTTCGCTGTATTTTTGCTTCTGCTATTTATAACGCAAAGCACCTGGTTGATGATCGTTCTTATTATTTTATCTGGCCTTGTTTCTGGTTTAAATAACGCCTTGTTCACCAGCTATGTCATGGACGTTTCTCCGTACGAACGTGGAATGACGTCTGGAATGTACAACTTCGTCCGCTGGATGGGCGCTGCGATTGCCCCTGTGCTATCGGGGGTGATCGGCCACTCCATTTCCGCCAAAGCGCCATTTATGGTGGCGATGGTGCTAGCGTTAATTGCCTTTGCCTTTCTCAGCTTGCGTAAACAACAACCGTCCGTTACCCAAACAAATTAA
- a CDS encoding saccharopine dehydrogenase family protein, producing the protein MKALVLGAGLMGKEAARDLVQSEAVSAVTLADVDRKKAEKACQQLYSSKIEAKQVDAANEKELAALMREHDVVVNALFYRFNEIVAKTAIEVGVHSVDLGGHIDHITDRVLQLNENAKQAGVTIIPDLGVAPGMINILSGYGASKLDELKSIKLYVGGIPVRPEPPLEYNHVFSLEGLLDHYTDPSLIIRDGKKQEVASLSEVETIYFDQFGPLEAFHTSGGTSTLSHSYPQLECLEYKTIRYPGHAEKFKLLVDLNLTRNDYEVEVKGQKVKPRDVLLAVLSPLLDLKDKEDVVLLRVIVGGVKNGKETVLEYETATFKDRKNNVTAMARTTANTISVVAQMIGRGVIQKRGVYPPEQIVPGDIYIKEMEKRGVVIKEKQYVKE; encoded by the coding sequence ATGAAAGCGTTGGTGCTTGGAGCTGGACTGATGGGAAAAGAGGCGGCGCGCGATTTAGTGCAAAGCGAGGCGGTTTCCGCCGTCACTTTAGCCGATGTCGATCGCAAAAAGGCGGAGAAAGCTTGTCAACAATTGTATTCTAGCAAAATAGAAGCAAAGCAAGTGGATGCGGCGAATGAAAAAGAGTTGGCCGCGCTGATGCGCGAGCATGATGTGGTCGTTAACGCGTTATTTTATCGTTTTAATGAAATCGTAGCGAAAACGGCGATCGAAGTCGGTGTGCATTCCGTTGATTTAGGGGGGCATATCGATCATATTACCGACAGGGTATTACAATTAAATGAAAACGCCAAACAAGCCGGTGTTACGATCATTCCGGATTTAGGAGTCGCACCGGGAATGATCAATATTTTGTCAGGGTACGGAGCGAGCAAATTAGATGAGTTAAAATCGATCAAACTATATGTCGGCGGAATTCCTGTACGCCCGGAACCGCCACTCGAATACAACCATGTATTTTCGCTAGAGGGGCTGCTTGATCATTATACCGATCCGTCTCTCATTATTCGCGATGGGAAAAAGCAAGAAGTCGCGTCGTTATCGGAAGTAGAAACGATTTATTTTGATCAATTTGGCCCGTTGGAGGCGTTTCATACATCAGGAGGAACGTCCACCTTGTCCCACTCTTATCCGCAATTGGAATGCCTGGAATATAAAACGATCCGCTACCCTGGGCACGCGGAAAAATTTAAACTGCTCGTCGATTTGAATTTGACAAGAAACGATTACGAGGTGGAAGTAAAAGGACAAAAAGTGAAGCCGCGCGACGTGCTTTTAGCGGTTTTATCGCCGCTCTTGGATTTAAAAGATAAAGAGGATGTCGTGCTATTGCGGGTCATTGTTGGTGGAGTCAAAAACGGCAAAGAAACGGTTTTGGAATATGAAACGGCAACGTTTAAAGACCGTAAAAACAACGTAACAGCGATGGCGCGGACCACCGCCAATACGATTTCGGTCGTCGCGCAAATGATCGGGAGAGGAGTCATTCAAAAACGTGGAGTTTATCCGCCGGAGCAAATCGTTCCAGGAGACATTTACATCAAGGAAATGGAAAAGCGAGGAGTAGTGATTAAAGAAAAACAATATGTAAAAGAATGA